A region from the Xenopus laevis strain J_2021 chromosome 4S, Xenopus_laevis_v10.1, whole genome shotgun sequence genome encodes:
- the LOC121393250 gene encoding uncharacterized protein LOC121393250, giving the protein MSQPTTLPSTQADIFAYTEVEAASIATLTRGSRDFLHTAHPEARSRNLERLTKKAVSLELHGCTLAEYYRLRRIPRGLRVHLQPTLFSDNLEYCKKFEGILNKCSLDIITLTIEQIQKELLTVSEQVSTLETQLTQISSQEEWAETKSQIESISERFRLELETRKRDKFLRDAEDYNSGRVYRWIPGRSYATPPFFRGRKTQARQPRGARRDVRQEAGRSSSGETSSQRASDSSRSSAFLGDDSAPSSSGEREGGAPESGATAATKPRPTRGTHKSAPKKGLQS; this is encoded by the coding sequence ATGTCCCAACCTACCACTTTGCCGAGTACACAGGCTGACATATTTGCCTACACGGAGGTGGAAGCTGCAAGTATAGCTACTCTGACGAGGGGTTCACGGGATTTCTTGCATACAGCCCATCCAGAGGCACGCAGCCGGAATCTGGAGCGTCTAACCAAGAAAGCAGTATCATTGGAATTACATGGCTGCACTTTGGCAGAGTACTATCGGCTGAGACGAATCCCGAGGGGCCTGCGAGTACATTTGCAACCTACCCTGTTCTCGGATAATCTGGAGTATTGCAAGAAGTTTGAGGGCATTTTGAACAAATGTTCCCTGGACATAATTACTCTCACAATTGAGCAGATACAGAAAGAATTACTTACGGTGTCGGAACAAGTGAGTACACTTGAAACGCAACTGACGCAGATATCGAGCCAGGAGGAGTGGGCGGAAACCAAGTCGCAAATTGAGAGTATCTCAGAGAGGTTCCGGCTGGAGCTCGAGACCCGGAAGAGGGATAAGTTCTTACGTGACGCAGAAGATTACAACAGTGGACGGGTGTACCGGTGGATACCGGGACGTTCCTACGCTACTCCTCCCTTCTTTCGGGGCCGCAAGACGCAGGCGCGACAGCCACGTGGGGCACGCCGCGACGTACGGCAGGAGGCCGGACGCAGCAGTTCAGGGGAGACGTCTTCGCAACGCGCTTCGGATTCCTCCCGGTCTTCGGCTTTTTTAGGCGACGACAGCGCTCCTTCAAGCAGCGGGGAACGCGAAGGGGGCGCCCCAGAATCTGGCGCAACAGCTGCGACCAAACCACGGCCGACGAGAGGCACTCACAAGTCAGCACCCAAGAAGGGACTTCAATCGTGA